Part of the Desulfobacteraceae bacterium genome, TAGGTGAGCCACAGGTCGGGCCGGAAGCGCTCCAGCCGGCGCCGGGCGCGCCCCAGCGCCCGCAGCGCCGCCGGCCAGCGCCAGGGTTGCCGGAAAATCCAGCGGCAGCGCAGGCTGCTGGCCGTCTGCAGCCGGTGGCCCTGCTGCGCCAGAAAGCGGTAGAGGCCGGCTGCGATCACCTGGTCCCCGGAGGGGTTGGGGTGGTCCAGGGGCTTGAAGGGCGCGTAGAAGAGGATCCGCACGGGGTTTAATACCCGCCGGCAGGCCGCTGCCCAAAGCCGTTCATGCCCGCGCGGTAGACCGCAGCCAGGCGCTGGACCAGGACGCGGTTGTCGAACCCGGTTCTAACCTGCTGCCGGCCGGCGTGAATCACCCGCCGGCGCAGGGGCTGGTCGGTCAGCAGGCGGGTCATGGCGCCGGCCAGGGCCGCCGGGTCGCGCGGCGGCACCAGCAGCCCGCTTTGCCCGTGGCGCACCAGCTCGGGGATGGCCGAGATCCGGGTCGCCACCACCGGGACCCCCATGGCCATGGCCTCCAGCAGGACGTTGGGGATCCCGTCGCGGTCGCCGTTGTGGGCCACCTCGCAGCCCAGGACCAGCAAGTCGGCGCGGCGGTAGTGGGCCAGGACGGTCTCGTGGGGCAGGGTGCCCAATAGTTCTGCGTCGGCGCCCAGCCCCAGCTCGCGGATCAGGGCCAGGATCGCCTGGCGGTCCTCGCCGTCGCCGATCAGGGTGTGGCGCAGGCGCAGGCCCTGGTCCCGCAGGCGCCGCAGGGCGCGGTAAACCGTGGGCAGGCCCTTTTTGGCGGTCAGGCGCGCCACCGACAGCAGGCGGTAGGGCTGCGCGGGCGGCTCGGCTCCGACTTCCGGGGCGTCGCTGGCGAACAGGCGCGTGTCGATCCCGTGGTAGATGCAGTGGATCGGCGTGCGGCCGTCGGAGAGTCGCAGCAGGTGGCGGCGGTTGTAGCCTGTGCAGGTGACCACGAAGCGCGCCAGGGCGATCTTTTCCCGGAGCTGGCGGGCATCG contains:
- a CDS encoding glycosyltransferase — protein: MPETTAPVLGMILKGFPRISETFISNEILLLEELGFKVHIFSMRQPREAFCHESVGRIRAKVDYLPETLLAPLPRLLFHSGRLAARRPATMRCALGTALRRFLRTRRSATLKHLLQAGYLVDRLLPKSGVTHLHAHFAHSPASVALFASRLSGLPFSFTAHAKDIYTSDARQLREKIALARFVVTCTGYNRRHLLRLSDGRTPIHCIYHGIDTRLFASDAPEVGAEPPAQPYRLLSVARLTAKKGLPTVYRALRRLRDQGLRLRHTLIGDGEDRQAILALIRELGLGADAELLGTLPHETVLAHYRRADLLVLGCEVAHNGDRDGIPNVLLEAMAMGVPVVATRISAIPELVRHGQSGLLVPPRDPAALAGAMTRLLTDQPLRRRVIHAGRQQVRTGFDNRVLVQRLAAVYRAGMNGFGQRPAGGY